Part of the Faecalibacterium duncaniae genome, CAGCTTGCTGCCTTCTGGGCACGGAACCAATAGAAAAAAGCCTGTCAGCGCAAAAACCGACAGGCTTTTTTCTCATGCTCCGGACATTTTCCGGCTCTTACTTCTTTCTGGGCAGGGATCTGCGCAGTTCATCCCAGGCAGTCATCTCCACCAATGTGGTGGCGCGCAGGGCGGCAAACGCTTCATCCAGATACTGCATCTCGCTCACCGCACGCATGGCGTGATCCGAAATGCACCACTTCCCAACGACCGTCTGCGCCATCCAGTAGACCATCCGCTCGGTCTTTTTCCGCTGTTTGGTGCCCTCGCGGTAGCGGTCGGTGTTCTCCGCATCGTTCACGGGTACACCTGCCGCTTTCAGCATCTCACAGCACTCCCAGGCGGCATCCACGATCATCCTGCGCTGTTCCACTGTGGTGCGGGAAAGTTCCCCATCCACCGCATAGCAGGCATAGGCGCAGGGCAGGATAAAGGCGATGTGGCTCTTGAGCCACTCGTCCATATCGCTGTAATAGGTCAACTTGTAGTGGGTGCTCTCAAAGGCAGCCTGCAGCCGCAGGCGGAACGCGCCGGACAGGGGAGCGGTTGCGCCGCCAACGGTCATTCCCATCCCCATGTGCACACTGACCAGCCGGTCATGCTCCCGGCGGCCTGCATTGTTCTGGAAACCAAAGGCGATCTTATCCACCGGGCGCTGCATGGCCTGCAGCATCTCCTGCGCATAGGGATCATTGCCCACAAAGATGAAGTACTGGCTCCGGTTTGCTTTGAGGATGGGCAGCACATCGGCCAGCTGCCCGGCCTGCACCGTGACAAACACAAGGTCATACACATCCTCGGGGGCCAGCACATCTGTCGTCTGCATCCGATCCACCGTTGTTTTCCGCTGGAGCATATGGCGGATGGTCAGGCCCTTCTGGTCGATGACCTCCTTCCACTCGCCCCGGGCCAGCAGGGTGACCACATTTTTCTTGTTCTGTGCCAGACTGTGGGCCAGCTGACAGCCCTGAACGCCTGCGCCGTACACCA contains:
- a CDS encoding ketopantoate reductase family protein, which encodes MRILVYGAGVQGCQLAHSLAQNKKNVVTLLARGEWKEVIDQKGLTIRHMLQRKTTVDRMQTTDVLAPEDVYDLVFVTVQAGQLADVLPILKANRSQYFIFVGNDPYAQEMLQAMQRPVDKIAFGFQNNAGRREHDRLVSVHMGMGMTVGGATAPLSGAFRLRLQAAFESTHYKLTYYSDMDEWLKSHIAFILPCAYACYAVDGELSRTTVEQRRMIVDAAWECCEMLKAAGVPVNDAENTDRYREGTKQRKKTERMVYWMAQTVVGKWCISDHAMRAVSEMQYLDEAFAALRATTLVEMTAWDELRRSLPRKK